CCTCTGAGGATTTCGCTTATTTCCTGGAGAAACGCCCGGGCTGCTACGGCTTTCTCGGGGCAGGCCCCGGGGCAGCACTGCACAGCCCGCGCTACCGCTTCAACGAAGACCTTTTGCCGGTCGGCGCGGCCTGGTGGGTGGGTCTGGCGCAGCGGGTGGCGCTGACCTGACCCACCGGTCGCGAGTTCGGTGCCGGGGCAGTGTGAGACCTCGGCCGCCCCATGGCCAGGCAGATCATGGGGCGCGTTTTCGGCGGTTGTTACACACGTTCCTTGCGGCGATACTGCGGATCATCCAGCCCGATCACCGTGATGAAGCCCGGCAGGGCGCGAATTCTGTTGATCCAGGCCCGGATCGCCGGATATGGCTCCAGCGGGATATCCCCCATCGGGGCCAGCGCGACATAGGGAAAGACCGAGATATCGGCAATGGTGGGGCGGCCCAGCACAAGCCAGTCCTGCCCGGTCAGCGCGGTCTCGAGGATCTCAAGCGATTTCAGCCCCCGGACGCGGGCCTCCCTCAGCGTGACATCCTCCTGCTGGAAGCCGACGCCGTTATAGGTGCCTTTGAACGAGACGATGGCGCGGGCGGTAAAGACACCATACTGGATCCAGCTGGCCGAGAAGGCGAGCCAGTCGATGATCCCGGCCTGCTCACCCGTATCTCTGCCGCCCCAGCCTTCGGGCGCATAGGTGCCGGCAAGCCAGGTCAGGATCGCGGCAGAATCGCGGAAGGTGCGGTCGCCATCGACCAGAACCGGCACCTCGCCCCGCGGATTGATCGCGAGGAAGGCCGGGCCGTGATGTTCGTCCCCTGGCAGATCGACCTCATATTCCTCAAGCGTGATCCCGGCGAGCGCCGCGAAAAGCCGCACCTTGTAGCTGTTGCCGGATTCGAAATTTGTATAGAGCTTCGGCATATTGGCCTCCCGTTTCATTTGATGGTCAGGCCGCGTTGCGAGGCCATGGTGAAGATCGCGGCGAGCACGATGACCGCGCCTTTGATCATGGTCTGGGCGAAGTCCTGAACGCCCATCTGGTTCAGCCCATTGACCAGAACGGTGATGATCAGGACGCCGAGAAAGGTGCGCCCGACCCCGCCGACGCCCC
The Gemmobacter sp. 24YEA27 DNA segment above includes these coding regions:
- a CDS encoding glutathione S-transferase, producing MPKLYTNFESGNSYKVRLFAALAGITLEEYEVDLPGDEHHGPAFLAINPRGEVPVLVDGDRTFRDSAAILTWLAGTYAPEGWGGRDTGEQAGIIDWLAFSASWIQYGVFTARAIVSFKGTYNGVGFQQEDVTLREARVRGLKSLEILETALTGQDWLVLGRPTIADISVFPYVALAPMGDIPLEPYPAIRAWINRIRALPGFITVIGLDDPQYRRKERV